The Candidatus Thorarchaeota archaeon genome includes a window with the following:
- the folP gene encoding dihydropteroate synthase: MEKSIVELGDMKIGDGAAVRVMGVLNISSESFYNNSVASEPEEIISLIEKMETEGADIIDVGGASSAPTSIYGTEKISIEIEMQRINHAMEILDSCTDLPISVDTTSSSVAEVALEKGASMVNDISGVKEDDDMASLVAEYGVPVILMAQCSGGCADVNSTANALRESLNIAADAGIDRKKIIIDPGIGFGKPANVDFAIIKNLHQFLGMGQPLLIGVSRKAFLGTLLNQPEPANRLTGTVAANAIAVSKGADIIRAHDVAEAVIASQVGLAIKRVK, from the coding sequence TTGGAGAAATCCATCGTTGAATTGGGAGATATGAAGATAGGCGACGGGGCAGCAGTTCGAGTTATGGGGGTACTTAACATTTCGTCGGAGTCGTTCTACAATAACTCAGTTGCATCTGAACCAGAAGAGATAATCTCCTTGATTGAGAAGATGGAGACAGAGGGCGCAGATATCATTGATGTTGGGGGGGCATCTAGTGCTCCTACATCCATTTACGGGACAGAGAAGATCTCAATTGAAATAGAAATGCAGCGAATCAACCATGCTATGGAAATTCTAGATTCATGTACTGATTTACCAATTTCTGTTGATACTACATCTTCTTCCGTTGCAGAGGTGGCTCTTGAGAAAGGGGCATCGATGGTGAACGATATTTCGGGGGTGAAGGAGGATGATGATATGGCTTCATTGGTGGCCGAATATGGTGTGCCGGTCATACTAATGGCTCAGTGTAGTGGGGGTTGTGCAGATGTCAATAGTACAGCTAACGCCCTGAGAGAAAGCCTCAATATAGCTGCAGATGCTGGAATAGACCGGAAGAAGATAATAATAGATCCAGGAATAGGTTTTGGAAAACCAGCTAACGTAGATTTCGCAATCATCAAGAACCTCCATCAGTTTCTTGGAATGGGGCAGCCTCTATTAATCGGAGTCTCTCGAAAGGCATTTCTAGGTACATTACTTAATCAACCAGAGCCCGCCAATCGGCTTACAGGAACTGTAGCGGCTAACGCAATAGCTGTCAGCAAAGGGGCAGACATTATTCGAGCCCATGATGTTGCAGAGGCAGTAATAGCCAGCCAGGTCGGGCTTGCTATCAAGAGAGTCAAATAG
- a CDS encoding DUF115 domain-containing protein, which produces MKWEAWRSHYQEIALRLNLDAQADQKATEVLHRLLADTNPEPMLHRLESTIEGNDVVVCGAGPSLHRHLQEITTNQDMTQAVFIAADGATSAFLEIGKTCDIIVTDLDGDRNDLAEMIQEGALAIVHAHGDNIPTLKKYVPEVIPVLGSTQVKPTNRVSLWGGFTDGDRACFVASHYSPRRIILAGMDFGRIVGRWSKPDKYQHFKADTMKQAKLEIAKQLITNLQQQDNIEYTLLN; this is translated from the coding sequence TTGAAATGGGAAGCATGGAGATCTCACTATCAGGAAATTGCCTTGAGACTGAATCTTGATGCGCAGGCAGATCAAAAGGCAACTGAAGTCTTGCATCGACTTCTTGCTGATACGAATCCAGAACCCATGCTCCATAGATTGGAATCCACGATTGAAGGTAATGATGTGGTTGTATGTGGGGCCGGTCCCTCACTCCATAGACATTTGCAGGAGATAACAACAAATCAAGATATGACTCAAGCTGTTTTCATCGCTGCAGATGGAGCTACCTCTGCATTTCTTGAGATAGGAAAGACCTGTGATATTATTGTCACGGATCTCGATGGTGACAGAAACGATTTAGCCGAAATGATACAAGAGGGGGCATTGGCGATAGTCCATGCACACGGTGATAACATACCTACATTGAAAAAGTATGTTCCAGAAGTGATTCCAGTATTGGGTAGTACACAGGTTAAGCCAACAAACAGAGTGTCCCTGTGGGGCGGATTCACTGATGGAGACAGAGCATGTTTTGTTGCGTCACATTATAGTCCCCGAAGAATCATCCTTGCCGGAATGGATTTCGGACGCATTGTCGGTAGATGGTCTAAACCGGACAAATATCAGCATTTCAAAGCAGACACAATGAAGCAAGCTAAATTGGAAATCGCGAAGCAGTTGATTACCAATCTACAGCAACAGGACAATATAGAGTATACACTACTCAATTGA